The Spirochaetae bacterium HGW-Spirochaetae-1 genome has a segment encoding these proteins:
- a CDS encoding potassium transporter, which produces MNVKLVLRIIAIVIIILSLSMMLPVIVALIYGEYGRLYDFILPAVIASIISGIILLTVKKNTTTLLPRDGFFIVVIVWFIASVFGAIPFMSSGEIPSFADALFETVSGFTTTGSTILSNVEDKSRSILFWRSLTHWLGGMGIISLAVAILPILGVSGLQLLRAEMPGPDVERLTPRITSTALILWGIYAGMTLAETALLMAGGMDLFDALTHSFGTLATGGYSTRNASVAAFNSAYIDWVITLFMIMSGVNFTLYYRILNRRFTSVFRNTELRAYLAVFFIAVVIVVISLYGNVYHSLADCFRYGAFQVATLMTSTGFATADYDLWPPLAQSILLIMLFIGGCVGSTSGGIKMLHVVVLSKQALNEIKYLLHPRGVFVFRLNGAVVKKSFIYSIIGFVFLYISLVLVSTVVVSASGADLISSMSATLACIGNIGPGFGAVGPTRNFGFFPPIIKYWLVLIMIVGRLEIYTFIVLLSPHYWDNIL; this is translated from the coding sequence ATGAATGTCAAACTGGTACTGAGAATAATCGCTATTGTGATCATAATCCTCTCCCTGTCCATGATGCTGCCCGTGATTGTGGCCCTGATTTACGGTGAATACGGGCGTTTATATGACTTTATCCTGCCCGCCGTTATCGCATCCATTATCAGCGGTATAATTTTACTGACTGTAAAAAAAAATACGACAACTCTTTTACCCCGCGACGGTTTCTTTATTGTGGTAATCGTCTGGTTCATAGCATCGGTTTTCGGTGCCATCCCCTTTATGTCCAGCGGTGAAATACCCTCGTTCGCCGATGCGCTTTTTGAAACTGTCTCGGGTTTTACCACAACCGGTTCCACCATCCTGAGCAATGTTGAGGACAAATCGCGTTCGATCCTGTTCTGGCGTTCATTAACTCACTGGCTGGGCGGTATGGGCATCATCAGCCTTGCCGTGGCCATTCTGCCCATCCTGGGCGTGAGCGGACTCCAGCTCCTGCGCGCCGAAATGCCGGGCCCCGATGTGGAAAGACTGACACCCAGGATCACCAGTACCGCCCTGATCCTCTGGGGTATATACGCGGGAATGACCCTGGCGGAAACGGCGCTGCTCATGGCGGGGGGGATGGATCTTTTTGACGCCCTTACTCATTCCTTCGGCACACTGGCCACGGGCGGCTATTCAACCCGGAACGCCAGTGTCGCGGCCTTTAACAGCGCCTACATTGACTGGGTCATCACGCTGTTCATGATCATGTCCGGTGTTAATTTCACGCTTTATTACAGAATTTTAAACAGGCGTTTTACTTCGGTTTTCAGAAATACGGAGCTGCGGGCATACCTGGCCGTTTTTTTTATCGCCGTAGTCATCGTGGTCATATCACTGTACGGCAATGTGTATCATTCATTGGCGGACTGTTTCCGGTACGGAGCCTTCCAGGTGGCCACGCTCATGACTTCCACGGGATTCGCCACGGCCGATTATGACCTGTGGCCGCCCCTGGCGCAATCCATACTGCTTATCATGCTTTTCATAGGCGGGTGCGTGGGATCAACCTCGGGCGGTATAAAGATGCTCCATGTCGTTGTCCTGTCCAAACAGGCCCTGAACGAGATAAAATATCTTCTCCATCCTCGCGGTGTTTTTGTGTTCAGGCTGAATGGCGCGGTTGTCAAAAAATCTTTTATATACTCCATCATCGGGTTTGTTTTTCTCTATATTTCCCTGGTTCTGGTTTCAACCGTTGTCGTGTCCGCTTCGGGAGCCGATCTCATAAGCAGCATGTCGGCGACCCTGGCGTGCATTGGAAACATCGGGCCCGGTTTCGGTGCAGTGGGCCCGACACGGAACTTTGGTTTTTTCCCGCCGATCATAAAATACTGGCTCGTCCTGATCATGATTGTCGGCAGGCTCGAGATCTATACATTTATCGTGCTCCTCTCTCCACACTATTGGGATAATATCCTGTAG
- a CDS encoding cytochrome C, whose product MKRIQHEWILGAALMAVIIAVPVLIFLPEGKGAQRSPWKNVVKRRAHLDHSAFFTKKFDRAQDVTQACLKCHEDAATDLMKTSHWKWEGEAVSVPDHGGLIKMGKKNLLNNFCLGIKGNWISCTSCHAGYGWEDDTFDFKKEENVDCLICHDWSGNYSKGAYGMPAKGVDLQSVAKSVGYPKRENCGICHIYGGGGMGVKHGDLDQTLVNAPGDVDVHMGKNNMLCVDCHKTEKHNIKGKAYSISVNHENGIACTDCHVDVPHQDRRINAHLDSLACETCHISRFAKRAPTKINWDWSKAGDPNRKESTHEYLKIKGEFVYEENVIPEYYWFNLKSKRYIIGDIIDPGKVTILNDPEGDIHDPKAKIWPFKVHRATQPYDRVNRILLQPVTSGKGGYWHEFNWDKALRLGSEIIDVKYSGSYGFTRTDMYWPIAHMVSPVNQALRCCECHGTGPTGKSRMNWKALGYGEDPADTGGRKTNNLLQKKESE is encoded by the coding sequence ATGAAACGAATACAGCATGAATGGATACTGGGAGCGGCACTGATGGCTGTCATCATAGCGGTCCCGGTTCTTATTTTTCTGCCCGAGGGCAAAGGGGCGCAACGGAGTCCCTGGAAAAATGTTGTAAAAAGGCGGGCCCACCTGGACCATTCGGCCTTTTTTACGAAAAAATTCGACAGGGCGCAGGATGTGACCCAGGCATGCCTCAAGTGTCACGAAGATGCCGCAACGGACCTTATGAAGACCTCGCACTGGAAGTGGGAGGGTGAGGCGGTGAGCGTACCTGATCATGGCGGTCTCATTAAAATGGGGAAGAAAAATCTTCTCAATAATTTCTGCCTGGGTATTAAGGGCAACTGGATTTCCTGCACGAGCTGTCATGCCGGGTACGGCTGGGAAGATGATACGTTTGATTTTAAGAAAGAAGAGAATGTTGATTGCCTTATCTGTCATGACTGGTCAGGCAACTATTCCAAGGGTGCGTACGGCATGCCGGCCAAGGGCGTTGATCTTCAGTCCGTGGCAAAGAGTGTGGGATATCCGAAGCGTGAAAACTGCGGTATCTGTCATATCTATGGCGGCGGCGGCATGGGGGTCAAGCATGGTGATCTTGACCAGACCCTGGTGAACGCCCCGGGGGATGTGGATGTTCATATGGGTAAGAATAACATGCTCTGCGTGGATTGTCATAAAACTGAAAAGCATAATATAAAAGGAAAGGCCTATTCCATAAGTGTAAACCATGAAAACGGCATCGCCTGTACCGACTGCCATGTTGATGTGCCGCACCAGGATCGCAGGATTAACGCACACCTGGACAGCCTTGCCTGCGAGACCTGCCACATTTCACGGTTTGCCAAAAGAGCCCCAACCAAGATAAACTGGGACTGGTCCAAGGCCGGTGATCCCAACAGGAAAGAGAGTACACATGAGTATCTGAAAATAAAGGGCGAATTCGTTTACGAGGAGAATGTCATACCCGAGTATTACTGGTTTAACCTGAAATCAAAACGCTATATCATCGGCGATATAATAGATCCGGGAAAGGTAACGATACTCAACGACCCGGAAGGCGATATCCATGATCCCAAGGCGAAGATCTGGCCCTTCAAGGTGCACAGGGCAACACAGCCCTATGACAGGGTAAACAGGATATTGCTCCAGCCCGTTACCTCGGGGAAAGGGGGATATTGGCACGAGTTCAACTGGGACAAGGCCCTGCGTCTCGGGTCGGAGATCATTGACGTGAAATACAGCGGCAGCTACGGGTTCACGCGAACCGATATGTACTGGCCCATTGCCCACATGGTCTCTCCCGTCAACCAGGCACTGCGCTGCTGTGAATGCCACGGCACAGGCCCCACGGGGAAAAGCAGGATGAACTGGAAGGCCCTGGGATATGGTGAGGACCCCGCTGATACCGGTGGAAGGAAAACGAATAATTTACTTCAGAAAAAGGAGAGTGAATAG
- a CDS encoding cytochrome B, which yields MERVYMYGFYERLWHWTMAAGVLILIVTGFEIHYSGSVTILGLENAVVIHNVLAFIIVANAFLSLFYHITTGEIKQFFSVNRIFLKEATVQTLYYIHGIFRGEAHPMAKTRDRKLNPLQQITYVGLLNILLPFQVITGILIWSAGYWPSWGSMLGGLTIIAPLHNLGSWMILTFLVVHVYLTTTGHTVLANIKAMVTGFDDVEIIEESQQVRTMLGMKLKDLVKAVIDTVMKKDRT from the coding sequence ATGGAACGGGTCTACATGTACGGGTTCTATGAGCGGTTGTGGCACTGGACCATGGCGGCGGGTGTCCTTATCCTCATCGTTACGGGATTCGAGATTCATTACAGCGGTTCAGTGACGATACTGGGCCTTGAGAACGCCGTGGTCATACATAATGTTCTGGCCTTCATTATCGTCGCTAATGCCTTTCTCTCTCTCTTCTATCACATCACCACCGGAGAGATAAAGCAGTTTTTCAGTGTCAACCGGATATTCCTCAAGGAAGCTACGGTGCAGACGCTCTATTATATTCACGGTATATTCCGCGGCGAGGCCCATCCCATGGCCAAGACCCGGGACAGGAAACTGAACCCGCTTCAGCAGATAACCTATGTGGGGCTGCTGAACATTCTGCTGCCCTTCCAGGTCATCACGGGAATACTGATCTGGAGCGCCGGGTACTGGCCCTCCTGGGGCAGTATGCTGGGAGGCCTCACTATTATCGCCCCCCTGCATAATCTCGGTTCATGGATGATACTTACTTTTCTCGTCGTCCATGTGTATCTGACCACGACGGGGCACACGGTGCTGGCGAACATTAAAGCCATGGTGACGGGATTTGACGATGTGGAAATAATCGAAGAGAGTCAGCAGGTCAGAACAATGCTCGGTATGAAGCTGAAGGACCTGGTGAAGGCCGTTATTGATACGGTCATGAAAAAGGATCGGACGTAA
- a CDS encoding sulfurtransferase: MAPLDILGNYGTFWGYLTALLIGIGFGIALEMSGFGDSRRLAAQFYFTEMRVLKVMFTAIIVAMTLIFLTSSLGLLDFSKVFVNPTYLFPGIIGGLIMGVGFIVGGFCPGTSLVAMSTGKIDGMFFLGGVLFGVFTFGESVASFENFYNSYYMGRFTLSEWLGVDAGVAVVLVLLMAFAMFYGSELLEQKFGEKKAWKNINLKPYKKGTLIAGSLLLLTGVITMAIGQPSIERRWSWKSAVESKRLESREVFIHPGELYEVMNNALLYKNLIDVRSESDYNIFHLEDAEHLTLNDLTKTDVVKKFLDASANTVNIIISNDEKTAVEAFKIMRAQNIINLYILSGGINNWLDTFTIDKSIAVREDMKKNKDADVLRYAFTRAVGETVYPANPRVRHGHGLPELKFEKKVKMKTKKTISGGCG, from the coding sequence ATGGCACCACTGGATATACTGGGAAATTACGGAACATTCTGGGGCTACCTCACGGCACTTCTCATCGGGATCGGTTTCGGCATCGCGCTGGAGATGTCGGGCTTTGGTGATTCAAGAAGGCTGGCGGCCCAGTTTTATTTTACCGAAATGCGCGTACTCAAGGTGATGTTCACCGCCATCATTGTGGCCATGACACTCATCTTTCTGACATCGTCCCTGGGGCTGCTTGATTTCAGCAAGGTCTTTGTGAATCCAACCTACCTGTTCCCCGGCATCATTGGCGGGCTCATCATGGGGGTGGGTTTCATAGTGGGGGGCTTCTGCCCGGGAACATCACTGGTGGCCATGTCCACGGGAAAAATTGACGGCATGTTCTTTCTGGGCGGTGTGCTCTTCGGGGTCTTCACCTTCGGTGAAAGCGTGGCTTCCTTCGAGAATTTTTACAATTCATATTACATGGGACGCTTTACCCTTTCGGAGTGGCTCGGCGTTGATGCCGGTGTGGCCGTGGTCCTGGTTCTGCTCATGGCCTTTGCCATGTTTTACGGGTCCGAGCTCCTTGAGCAGAAGTTCGGTGAGAAGAAGGCATGGAAGAATATCAACCTGAAGCCCTACAAAAAGGGAACCCTCATCGCGGGTTCACTGCTCCTGCTGACCGGCGTCATCACCATGGCTATTGGGCAGCCTTCAATAGAGCGGCGCTGGAGCTGGAAAAGCGCCGTTGAATCGAAGCGGCTGGAGAGCCGCGAGGTTTTTATTCATCCCGGTGAGCTTTATGAGGTCATGAACAATGCACTGCTCTATAAAAACCTCATCGACGTGCGCAGTGAAAGTGATTACAATATCTTTCATCTGGAAGATGCCGAACATCTGACGCTCAACGATTTGACAAAGACGGATGTCGTGAAAAAATTCCTCGATGCTTCGGCAAACACGGTCAACATCATTATATCCAATGATGAAAAAACCGCTGTTGAGGCCTTCAAGATCATGCGCGCGCAGAATATTATCAATCTCTATATATTGAGCGGAGGCATCAACAACTGGCTTGATACATTCACCATTGATAAATCCATCGCGGTGCGGGAAGACATGAAGAAGAATAAAGATGCGGATGTGCTGCGTTATGCCTTTACACGGGCCGTGGGTGAGACAGTGTATCCCGCCAATCCGCGGGTGCGCCATGGCCACGGGCTTCCGGAATTAAAGTTTGAGAAAAAAGTCAAAATGAAAACGAAGAAAACCATATCGGGCGGATGCGGATGA
- the rimO gene encoding 30S ribosomal protein S12 methylthiotransferase RimO: MFHSTDLSYYIISLGCSKNLVDSEKINGAMSSAGFSSVSSSEDADILIINTCGFITPAKEESIGVIFDALEQRDASAGNMERPFGKKVVVTGCLTQRYYSDIRNDIPEIDFIDGVPDENFVGKISTAFHISLDGRLQRDQVPLEKGTAFAYIKISEGCSNNCAYCTIPFIRGSHVSFSPTEILHDARQALKRGAREIIIIAQDTASYNWNGTGLAEIVNMISELPGVDWIRLMYCHPDHITDEIVGLLADNKKVVKYVDVPFQHASGPILKSMGRRGNFDSYLELVLKLRERVTGIRIRSTFMVGHPGETGGDFARLMEFIEKAQLDRVGAFMYSPEEGTRSVSLDGKVSARVMKKRYNQLMKLQQVISREKLKGMIGSTVNVLVEERLDEKTCVGRSEFDAPEVDGVFYLTTTMDLINTIVRARVTDAVEYDLIGETLENTGI, from the coding sequence GTGTTTCATTCAACTGATCTCTCCTACTACATAATTTCGTTGGGCTGCTCAAAAAACCTCGTGGATTCGGAGAAGATCAACGGCGCCATGTCTTCCGCCGGGTTCAGTTCCGTATCCTCCTCGGAAGATGCCGATATCCTCATAATAAATACCTGCGGATTCATAACCCCTGCGAAAGAAGAATCAATCGGTGTTATATTCGATGCCCTGGAACAGCGTGACGCTTCTGCTGGTAATATGGAAAGACCCTTCGGGAAAAAAGTCGTGGTTACGGGCTGCCTGACACAGCGCTATTACAGTGATATCCGAAATGATATTCCGGAAATCGATTTCATCGATGGTGTTCCCGATGAGAATTTCGTGGGGAAAATATCCACGGCGTTTCATATCAGCCTGGACGGCAGACTGCAGCGGGACCAGGTCCCCCTGGAAAAGGGAACGGCTTTTGCCTATATAAAAATATCCGAGGGATGTTCCAATAACTGCGCCTATTGCACCATTCCCTTTATCCGCGGCAGTCATGTCTCCTTTTCTCCCACGGAAATTCTGCACGATGCCCGCCAGGCCCTGAAAAGGGGGGCGCGGGAGATCATTATCATTGCCCAGGACACGGCCTCGTACAACTGGAACGGCACTGGTCTCGCGGAAATCGTGAATATGATATCGGAGCTACCCGGTGTTGACTGGATCCGACTTATGTACTGTCATCCCGACCATATCACCGATGAGATTGTCGGGCTCCTGGCTGACAACAAAAAGGTAGTTAAATACGTTGATGTTCCCTTTCAGCATGCCAGCGGCCCGATCCTGAAATCCATGGGGAGAAGGGGAAATTTTGATTCATACCTGGAACTCGTGTTGAAATTGAGAGAGCGGGTGACCGGTATCCGCATCCGCTCCACCTTTATGGTGGGGCATCCCGGTGAAACCGGTGGGGATTTCGCCCGGCTCATGGAATTTATTGAAAAGGCACAGCTTGACCGGGTCGGTGCCTTCATGTATTCTCCTGAGGAAGGGACCCGTTCCGTTTCGCTGGACGGAAAGGTTTCGGCGCGGGTGATGAAAAAACGGTACAATCAGCTCATGAAACTGCAGCAGGTCATATCCCGGGAAAAATTGAAGGGCATGATCGGATCAACGGTAAATGTTCTGGTGGAAGAGAGACTTGATGAGAAGACCTGTGTGGGACGGAGCGAGTTTGATGCTCCCGAGGTTGATGGTGTTTTTTACTTGACCACAACAATGGATCTTATTAATACTATTGTCAGAGCACGGGTGACCGACGCTGTCGAATATGATCTTATTGGAGAAACCCTTGAAAATACCGGAATTTAA
- the pgsA gene encoding CDP-diacylglycerol--glycerol-3-phosphate 3-phosphatidyltransferase: protein MILLEKPLKIPEFKLNIPNLLSLSRVVLIPLFVYLLAQKTMMGWFGALAVFSIASVTDLLDGWSARKLKMESEFGEFIDPLADKFLVISALIALIALDPNLEIIDLWMILIIAGRDVLITFMRMVALRKGRPLKTSRFGKVKTAFQMISVVLIILIYMAKKSKILETHESATYWIMLAVTLMTAFSGLRYLFTNWQLFLPEKKSIEE from the coding sequence ATGATCTTATTGGAGAAACCCTTGAAAATACCGGAATTTAAATTGAATATTCCCAATCTCCTGTCCCTGTCCAGGGTTGTCCTTATCCCCTTGTTCGTATATTTACTTGCCCAGAAAACCATGATGGGGTGGTTCGGCGCCCTGGCGGTTTTTTCCATAGCCTCGGTTACCGATCTTCTTGACGGATGGAGCGCCCGTAAGCTGAAGATGGAATCGGAATTCGGAGAGTTTATCGATCCCCTGGCCGATAAATTCCTGGTGATTTCGGCCCTCATCGCCCTCATCGCCCTGGATCCCAATCTGGAAATTATTGATTTATGGATGATATTGATAATTGCGGGAAGGGATGTTCTCATTACTTTCATGAGGATGGTAGCCCTTCGCAAGGGACGACCACTGAAGACCAGCCGTTTCGGTAAGGTCAAAACGGCCTTTCAGATGATATCGGTTGTTCTTATTATCCTGATCTATATGGCGAAGAAAAGCAAAATCCTGGAGACACACGAATCAGCAACATACTGGATCATGCTCGCCGTGACCCTCATGACGGCCTTTTCCGGTCTCAGGTATCTGTTTACCAATTGGCAACTGTTTCTGCCGGAAAAAAAATCTATTGAAGAGTGA
- a CDS encoding phosphatidylglycerophosphatase A, with translation MKSDNVKIKEMLFTGFYSGYVPLAPGTAGTFVGMIFYFLEYLIFGPRVSPWVNVGVAVILLYPAIKLGDAGELYFGKKDPQEVVLDEMMGYWITMMFLPFSIKLSILGFILFRIMDVLKPYPAGKLQELKGGLGIMIDDYIAGVYACIILHAVLLAADYCGIIFL, from the coding sequence TTGAAGAGTGATAACGTGAAAATAAAGGAAATGCTGTTTACCGGTTTTTATTCCGGCTATGTACCCCTTGCGCCGGGAACGGCCGGAACCTTCGTTGGGATGATCTTCTACTTTCTGGAATACCTTATTTTCGGGCCGCGTGTCAGTCCCTGGGTCAATGTGGGCGTGGCCGTAATCCTTCTCTATCCCGCAATAAAACTGGGTGATGCCGGTGAACTCTATTTCGGCAAAAAGGATCCCCAGGAGGTGGTTCTCGATGAGATGATGGGATACTGGATAACCATGATGTTTTTACCTTTCAGTATAAAATTGTCCATCTTGGGATTTATCCTCTTCCGCATTATGGATGTACTGAAACCATATCCCGCGGGGAAACTGCAGGAGTTAAAGGGTGGTCTCGGTATAATGATTGATGACTACATAGCCGGCGTATACGCATGCATCATACTTCATGCCGTTCTCCTGGCTGCCGATTATTGCGGGATTATCTTTCTTTGA
- a CDS encoding HIT family hydrolase, translating into MGKYLFNTEKIKYVRGEKPDVDCILCAIRDRSEKVRSLEVFRDDLFIVSVNLYPFNPGHLIIFPVRHITGMNQLSDAEALRMHHLSASTIEILREEFNPSGFNAGYNLGSGSGASIPHIHMHIVPRYENEVGFLDVLAGTRIVVVDPREAVERLKKRFETHLS; encoded by the coding sequence TTGGGAAAATATCTCTTCAATACGGAAAAAATAAAATACGTCAGGGGTGAGAAACCCGATGTGGACTGCATCCTCTGCGCCATACGTGACCGTTCGGAAAAAGTCAGATCCCTTGAAGTGTTTCGCGACGATTTGTTCATCGTATCAGTGAATCTCTACCCCTTCAATCCCGGGCATCTTATTATTTTTCCTGTGCGCCACATCACCGGGATGAACCAGCTTTCCGATGCAGAAGCCCTGCGCATGCATCACCTCTCGGCTTCGACGATAGAAATATTAAGAGAAGAATTTAATCCGTCGGGATTTAACGCCGGTTATAACCTGGGCAGCGGCAGCGGTGCCAGCATTCCCCATATCCACATGCACATCGTACCCCGTTATGAGAACGAAGTGGGCTTTCTCGACGTTCTCGCCGGCACCAGGATTGTCGTGGTCGATCCGCGCGAGGCAGTGGAGCGCCTCAAAAAGCGTTTTGAAACGCACCTTTCCTAG
- a CDS encoding 3-methyl-2-oxobutanoate dehydrogenase subunit VorB (catalyzes the coenzyme A-dependent oxidation of 3-methyl-2-oxobutanoate coupled to the reduction of ferredoxin producing S-(2-methylpropanoyl)-CoA), translated as MKENKIFISGNHAFAEAAIRAGVKCYFGYPITPQNELGEYMAQHLRANDGVFLQSESETAAINMVIGAAATGVRAMTSSSSPGISLKQEGMSFLAGFELPAVVVNVMRGGPGLGNIAPAQGDYFQATRGGGHGDYRTPVLAPASVQEIADLTFDAFNLADKYRTPVMLLGDGMMGQMKEPVIFPEKIKKLPEKEWALRGRGTGASRYMASLILDPREMEQHNWKLFRKYKEIEKNEIRYESYLMDDAEIVIIAYGTTARIAKGAINRVRKDGVKAGLIRPITLWPFPSKVLNDLARTIKHFIVFEMSTGQMVEDVQLALCGSAEITFHGRPGGIIPTPIEFARIIYREYQKMKKK; from the coding sequence GTGAAGGAGAATAAGATATTTATAAGCGGAAACCATGCCTTCGCTGAGGCTGCTATCCGGGCGGGAGTTAAGTGCTACTTCGGGTATCCCATTACTCCCCAAAACGAGCTCGGTGAATATATGGCGCAGCATCTTCGTGCGAACGATGGCGTTTTTCTCCAGTCTGAGAGTGAAACAGCCGCTATCAATATGGTTATCGGCGCTGCAGCAACGGGCGTGCGAGCCATGACATCCTCGTCAAGTCCCGGCATAAGCCTGAAGCAGGAAGGTATGTCTTTCCTCGCCGGGTTTGAGCTCCCTGCCGTGGTGGTCAACGTGATGAGGGGAGGGCCGGGTCTGGGCAACATCGCCCCGGCGCAGGGAGATTATTTCCAGGCGACGCGCGGAGGCGGCCACGGGGACTACAGGACCCCGGTACTGGCTCCGGCATCGGTTCAGGAAATCGCCGATTTAACATTCGACGCGTTCAACCTGGCCGATAAATACCGTACGCCGGTCATGCTCCTTGGCGACGGCATGATGGGCCAGATGAAGGAGCCCGTCATATTTCCTGAAAAGATAAAGAAGCTCCCGGAAAAAGAATGGGCTCTCAGGGGCCGTGGTACGGGGGCCAGCAGGTATATGGCTTCCCTCATACTTGATCCCCGTGAAATGGAGCAGCATAACTGGAAGCTGTTCCGCAAATATAAAGAGATCGAAAAAAACGAGATCAGATATGAATCGTACCTGATGGATGACGCAGAGATTGTCATAATCGCCTATGGCACAACGGCGCGTATAGCCAAGGGTGCCATTAACCGTGTAAGGAAAGACGGTGTGAAGGCCGGGCTTATACGGCCCATCACCCTGTGGCCCTTTCCCTCCAAGGTACTGAATGACCTGGCCCGCACTATCAAGCATTTCATCGTTTTTGAGATGAGTACAGGCCAGATGGTAGAGGACGTTCAGCTTGCCCTCTGCGGTTCGGCGGAGATAACCTTTCACGGACGTCCCGGCGGCATAATACCAACTCCCATTGAGTTCGCCCGGATTATCTACCGTGAGTATCAAAAAATGAAGAAGAAGTAA
- a CDS encoding 2-oxoglutarate oxidoreductase: protein MKLKNKWPKYYKKDVVTHYCPGCGHGIVHRIVAEVLEDLDLGKRAVCVNPAGCAVLAYKYFDIDTLESAHGRGTAMATGIKRARPELFVFTYQGDGDLSAIGTAETIHSANRGEQICVIFINNAVYGMTGGQMAPTTLLEQKTTTSPFGRTPQVEGYPLHITDILATFPGVVYAERVALNGPAGVRKTKKAITTAFQTQVDGLGYSIIEVLSACPTNWKMSSVDSLKWIDEVMSKEFPPGVLTDKRGEQK from the coding sequence ATGAAACTGAAGAATAAATGGCCTAAATATTATAAAAAAGATGTAGTGACGCACTATTGCCCGGGATGCGGACATGGTATTGTTCACCGGATCGTGGCCGAGGTTCTGGAGGATCTGGATCTGGGCAAGCGGGCCGTCTGCGTCAATCCTGCCGGCTGCGCCGTTCTGGCTTATAAGTACTTTGATATCGATACGCTGGAATCGGCCCACGGAAGGGGAACCGCCATGGCCACGGGAATCAAACGGGCCCGCCCGGAACTGTTTGTATTTACCTATCAGGGCGACGGAGACCTTTCCGCCATTGGTACTGCCGAAACCATTCATTCGGCCAACCGTGGTGAGCAGATATGTGTAATTTTTATCAATAACGCCGTTTACGGTATGACTGGCGGACAGATGGCGCCCACTACGCTTCTCGAACAGAAAACAACGACCTCGCCATTCGGCCGGACGCCGCAGGTCGAGGGATACCCGCTTCATATTACAGACATCCTGGCCACATTTCCCGGTGTGGTTTACGCCGAACGGGTTGCGCTCAACGGTCCAGCCGGTGTCAGGAAGACGAAAAAGGCCATAACCACGGCTTTCCAGACCCAGGTGGACGGTCTCGGTTATTCTATCATCGAAGTGCTGTCGGCCTGTCCCACGAACTGGAAGATGTCCTCCGTTGATTCCCTGAAATGGATCGATGAAGTAATGTCAAAGGAATTTCCCCCGGGAGTTCTTACAGATAAGAGAGGAGAACAAAAATAG
- a CDS encoding 2-oxoacid:ferredoxin oxidoreductase subunit gamma: MLLKILNAGSGGQGVLTMGNILGNAAMLADYHVTYLPEYGAAMRGGTANCTISISDEEIASPIASIPDIIVAMNQPSVAKFIARMLSGGQMIYNADLVDTVPVRGDVILYGVHANKIAHEMGSERSANMVILGSLVKLIAVIDPEKVLESMEMAMGSKKKLFEMSVKAFRAGFELFDNNTK, translated from the coding sequence ATGCTTCTGAAAATACTCAATGCCGGATCGGGAGGACAGGGCGTTCTCACCATGGGGAACATTCTTGGAAACGCCGCTATGCTGGCCGATTATCATGTGACCTATCTTCCGGAATACGGCGCCGCTATGCGTGGAGGAACGGCCAACTGTACCATCAGTATCTCCGATGAGGAAATAGCGTCCCCCATCGCCTCGATCCCCGATATTATTGTGGCGATGAACCAGCCCTCCGTGGCCAAGTTTATCGCACGGATGCTTTCAGGCGGACAGATGATATATAATGCCGATCTGGTTGATACGGTTCCCGTGCGCGGCGATGTCATATTATACGGCGTCCATGCCAACAAAATAGCCCATGAAATGGGGAGCGAGCGTTCGGCAAATATGGTCATTCTGGGTTCCCTGGTAAAACTTATCGCCGTCATCGATCCGGAAAAAGTCCTGGAGAGCATGGAAATGGCCATGGGTTCGAAAAAGAAGCTTTTCGAAATGAGCGTGAAGGCCTTCAGGGCAGGCTTCGAATTATTTGACAACAATACTAAATAG